One stretch of Carassius carassius chromosome 18, fCarCar2.1, whole genome shotgun sequence DNA includes these proteins:
- the LOC132092193 gene encoding discoidin, CUB and LCCL domain-containing protein 1-like isoform X5, protein MPGNTLLHGLILLCSIHPLVLAEKPDDGCGHYVLGQESGVLSSVNYPGTYPNNSWCEWRIRVPIGHTIVLKFGDLNMEKKDFSWEYCGGLMPKPAPIHTDSSELTVRFRSSQHISGRGFLLSYSTENHKELLTCLDRGSHFPVSNPCRKYCPAGCAAVTGDVSGDISLGYRHTSVLCKSAVHAGVIMDQFGGPITVEKRRGLSHYPAVRANGIQSKDGSLSETLFTFVTKDCSQQTVLQPVSTATSLSSHNISTDGSEVDWFSNSTQPGVSDDLNNNHPKWLQIDLGEKRRMTGILTTGLTIAGFGYFVMKYKIQYKEKSRWRTFVQYNNSDDMIFEGNTDSLHQTRNTFHPSIVARSIRVVPQQWHRIIAMRVQLLGCPYVKPIPAVNSSSLVTQEAQPTQPIHNDMTKPVASQADLVNLVVIIVPTILLVVLLLVAICVVKTLYNKKTKENTYGSAETHTEWLTVERLLSAGCWGQIKQPFARHQSTEFTIKYSSEKDPIQKLDLVTSAMAAEYQQPLMLGTDTVSRKGSTFRPMDTEAKDKDIKATSHYDHLQTGIQYALPLTNQEPEYATPIIERHAFRKDPFLPDPSYSVPGVVLNKSPSFRAVEGSNCRNVIGGLAGGYQVAQIKTERGNYPEDTYDSPNIQKPTMQNGNCSEYQRPQIKSQVQECYSTPRDCVRLPFSGLRPDPEGSSSEGS, encoded by the exons ATGATGGCTGTGGTCATTATGTCCTTGGGCAAGAGAGTGGTGTCCTTTCCTCCGTGAACTACCCAGGAACTTACCCCAACAACTCCTGGTGTGAATGGCGAATCCGCGTACCCATTGGCCACACTATTGTCCTCAAGTTTGGAGACCTGAACATGGAGAAGAAGGACT TTTCCTGGGAGTACTGTGGTGGTCTGATGCCCAAGCCTGCACCGATTCACACGGACTCCAGCGAACTGACCGTTCGCTTTCGTAGCAGCCAGCATATATCTGGAAGAGGATTCCTGCTTTCATACTCCACAGAAAACCACAAAG AGCTGCTGACATGCTTGGACAGAGGCAGTCATTTCCCGGTGTCTAA CCCGTGTAGGAAGTACTGTCCAGCCGGATGTGCAGCGGTGACAGGAGACGTGTCTGGGGACATTTCCCTGGGCTACAGACAT aCATCAGTTTTGTGTAAATCAGCGGTGCATGCTGGGGTCATCATGGACCAGTTTGGAGGACCAATCACAGTGGAGAAGCGCCGAGGGCTCAGTCACTACCCTGCGGTCAGAGCCAATGGCATCCAGTCAAAAGA TGGCTCGTTGTCTGAAACCCTCTTCACATTTGTGACAAAGG ATTGCAGTCAACAGACTGTTCTTCAACCTGTGAGCACTGCTACAAGCTTGTCATCACACAATATCTCCACTGACGGGTCTGAAGTCGACTGGTTTTCTAACAGCACCCAACCAGGTGTCTCTGATGACCTTAACAACAACCATCCAAAATGGCTCCAGATTGACCTCGGAGAAAAGAGGAGGATGACAG GTATTCTGACCACAGGCTTGACTATTGCAGGCTTCGGATATTTTGTAATGAAATACAAGATCCAGTACAAAGAGAAGAGTCGCTGGCGAACATTTGTCCAGTATAATAACTCTGATGATATG ATCTTTGAAGGAAATACTGATAGCCTCCACCAAACACGCAACACTTTCCATCCCTCCATCGTAGCACGAAGCATTCGAGTCGTACCTCAACAGTGGCACCGGATAATCGCTATGAGAGTGCAGCTACTGGGCTGTCCTTATGTTAAACCCATCCCAG CAGTGAATTCATCATCTCTGGTAACACAGGAGGCCCAGCCTACACAGCCCATTCACAATGACATGACCAAACCAGTGGCCTCTCAGGCTGATCTTG ttaatctGGTCGTAATAATTGTACCCACCATTCTGCTTGTGGTCTTGCTTCTGGTGGCAATCTGCGTGGTTAAAACGCTATACAA TAAGAAGACAAAGGAGAACACATATGGCTCTGCGGAGACACATACAG AATGGCTGACAGTTGAAAGGTTATTGTCTGCAGGCTGTTGGGGACAGATAAAACAGCCGTTTGCCAGGCACCAGTCCACAGAGTTCACCATCAAGTACAGCTCTGAGAAAGACCCCATCCAGAAGCTGGACCTGGTAACCAGTGCAATGGCAG CTGAGTACCAGCAGCCTCTCATGCTCGGCACAGACACTGTGTCCCGAAAAGGCTCGACGTTCAGACCCATGGACACCGAGGCCAAAGACAAGGACATCAAGGCAACTTCTCACTACGACCACCTGCAGACGGGCATCCAGTACGCCCTGCCACTTACCAATCAGGAGCCAGAATACGCCACGCCCATCATCGAGCGCCACGCCTTCCGCAAAGATCCCTTCCTTCCGGATCCCAGCTACAGCGTCCCAGGCGTTGTACTAAACAAAAGCCCGTCGTTTCGAGCGGTGGAGGGCAGTAACTGTAGGAATGTGATCGGAGGGCTGGCTGGGGGCTACCAGGTGGCCCAAATCAAAACGGAAAGGGGGAATTACCCAGAAGACACCTACGACAGCCCTAATATCCAGAAGCCCACCATGCAGAATGGGAATTGCTCGGAGTACCAGAGACCCCAGATTAAATCCCAGGTTCAAGAGTGCTATTCCACTCCCAGAGACTGCGTCAGACTGCCTTTCTCCGGACTCAGGCCAGACCCAGAGGGCAGCAGCTCAGAAGGAAGCTGA
- the LOC132092193 gene encoding discoidin, CUB and LCCL domain-containing protein 1-like isoform X1: MPGNTLLHGLILLCSIHPLVLAEKPDDGCGHYVLGQESGVLSSVNYPGTYPNNSWCEWRIRVPIGHTIVLKFGDLNMEKKDCESDYLKVLKGSYGAEIVSWEYCGGLMPKPAPIHTDSSELTVRFRSSQHISGRGFLLSYSTENHKELLTCLDRGSHFPVSNPCRKYCPAGCAAVTGDVSGDISLGYRHTSVLCKSAVHAGVIMDQFGGPITVEKRRGLSHYPAVRANGIQSKDGSLSETLFTFVTKDCSQQTVLQPVSTATSLSSHNISTDGSEVDWFSNSTQPGVSDDLNNNHPKWLQIDLGEKRRMTGILTTGLTIAGFGYFVMKYKIQYKEKSRWRTFVQYNNSDDMIFEGNTDSLHQTRNTFHPSIVARSIRVVPQQWHRIIAMRVQLLGCPYVKPIPAVNSSSLVTQEAQPTQPIHNDMTKPVASQADLVNLVVIIVPTILLVVLLLVAICVVKTLYNKKTKENTYGSAETHTEWLTVERLLSAGCWGQIKQPFARHQSTEFTIKYSSEKDPIQKLDLVTSAMAAEYQQPLMLGTDTVSRKGSTFRPMDTEAKDKDIKATSHYDHLQTGIQYALPLTNQEPEYATPIIERHAFRKDPFLPDPSYSVPGVVLNKSPSFRAVEGSNCRNVIGGLAGGYQVAQIKTERGNYPEDTYDSPNIQKPTMQNGNCSEYQRPQIKSQVQECYSTPRDCVRLPFSGLRPDPEGSSSEGS, encoded by the exons ATGATGGCTGTGGTCATTATGTCCTTGGGCAAGAGAGTGGTGTCCTTTCCTCCGTGAACTACCCAGGAACTTACCCCAACAACTCCTGGTGTGAATGGCGAATCCGCGTACCCATTGGCCACACTATTGTCCTCAAGTTTGGAGACCTGAACATGGAGAAGAAGGACTGTGAGTCTGACTATTTGAAGGTTCTAAAAGGATCATATGGGGCAGAAATCG TTTCCTGGGAGTACTGTGGTGGTCTGATGCCCAAGCCTGCACCGATTCACACGGACTCCAGCGAACTGACCGTTCGCTTTCGTAGCAGCCAGCATATATCTGGAAGAGGATTCCTGCTTTCATACTCCACAGAAAACCACAAAG AGCTGCTGACATGCTTGGACAGAGGCAGTCATTTCCCGGTGTCTAA CCCGTGTAGGAAGTACTGTCCAGCCGGATGTGCAGCGGTGACAGGAGACGTGTCTGGGGACATTTCCCTGGGCTACAGACAT aCATCAGTTTTGTGTAAATCAGCGGTGCATGCTGGGGTCATCATGGACCAGTTTGGAGGACCAATCACAGTGGAGAAGCGCCGAGGGCTCAGTCACTACCCTGCGGTCAGAGCCAATGGCATCCAGTCAAAAGA TGGCTCGTTGTCTGAAACCCTCTTCACATTTGTGACAAAGG ATTGCAGTCAACAGACTGTTCTTCAACCTGTGAGCACTGCTACAAGCTTGTCATCACACAATATCTCCACTGACGGGTCTGAAGTCGACTGGTTTTCTAACAGCACCCAACCAGGTGTCTCTGATGACCTTAACAACAACCATCCAAAATGGCTCCAGATTGACCTCGGAGAAAAGAGGAGGATGACAG GTATTCTGACCACAGGCTTGACTATTGCAGGCTTCGGATATTTTGTAATGAAATACAAGATCCAGTACAAAGAGAAGAGTCGCTGGCGAACATTTGTCCAGTATAATAACTCTGATGATATG ATCTTTGAAGGAAATACTGATAGCCTCCACCAAACACGCAACACTTTCCATCCCTCCATCGTAGCACGAAGCATTCGAGTCGTACCTCAACAGTGGCACCGGATAATCGCTATGAGAGTGCAGCTACTGGGCTGTCCTTATGTTAAACCCATCCCAG CAGTGAATTCATCATCTCTGGTAACACAGGAGGCCCAGCCTACACAGCCCATTCACAATGACATGACCAAACCAGTGGCCTCTCAGGCTGATCTTG ttaatctGGTCGTAATAATTGTACCCACCATTCTGCTTGTGGTCTTGCTTCTGGTGGCAATCTGCGTGGTTAAAACGCTATACAA TAAGAAGACAAAGGAGAACACATATGGCTCTGCGGAGACACATACAG AATGGCTGACAGTTGAAAGGTTATTGTCTGCAGGCTGTTGGGGACAGATAAAACAGCCGTTTGCCAGGCACCAGTCCACAGAGTTCACCATCAAGTACAGCTCTGAGAAAGACCCCATCCAGAAGCTGGACCTGGTAACCAGTGCAATGGCAG CTGAGTACCAGCAGCCTCTCATGCTCGGCACAGACACTGTGTCCCGAAAAGGCTCGACGTTCAGACCCATGGACACCGAGGCCAAAGACAAGGACATCAAGGCAACTTCTCACTACGACCACCTGCAGACGGGCATCCAGTACGCCCTGCCACTTACCAATCAGGAGCCAGAATACGCCACGCCCATCATCGAGCGCCACGCCTTCCGCAAAGATCCCTTCCTTCCGGATCCCAGCTACAGCGTCCCAGGCGTTGTACTAAACAAAAGCCCGTCGTTTCGAGCGGTGGAGGGCAGTAACTGTAGGAATGTGATCGGAGGGCTGGCTGGGGGCTACCAGGTGGCCCAAATCAAAACGGAAAGGGGGAATTACCCAGAAGACACCTACGACAGCCCTAATATCCAGAAGCCCACCATGCAGAATGGGAATTGCTCGGAGTACCAGAGACCCCAGATTAAATCCCAGGTTCAAGAGTGCTATTCCACTCCCAGAGACTGCGTCAGACTGCCTTTCTCCGGACTCAGGCCAGACCCAGAGGGCAGCAGCTCAGAAGGAAGCTGA
- the LOC132092193 gene encoding discoidin, CUB and LCCL domain-containing protein 1-like isoform X3 — MPGNTLLHGLILLCSIHPLVLAEKPDDGCGHYVLGQESGVLSSVNYPGTYPNNSWCEWRIRVPIGHTIVLKFGDLNMEKKDCESDYLKVLKGSYGAEIVSWEYCGGLMPKPAPIHTDSSELTVRFRSSQHISGRGFLLSYSTENHKELLTCLDRGSHFPVSNPCRKYCPAGCAAVTGDVSGDISLGYRHTSVLCKSAVHAGVIMDQFGGPITVEKRRGLSHYPAVRANGIQSKDGSLSETLFTFVTKDCSQQTVLQPVSTATSLSSHNISTDGSEVDWFSNSTQPGVSDDLNNNHPKWLQIDLGEKRRMTGILTTGLTIAGFGYFVMKYKIQYKEKSRWRTFVQYNNSDDMIFEGNTDSLHQTRNTFHPSIVARSIRVVPQQWHRIIAMRVQLLGCPYVKPIPAVNSSSLVTQEAQPTQPIHNDMTKPVASQADLVNLVVIIVPTILLVVLLLVAICVVKTLYNKKTKENTYGSAETHTGCWGQIKQPFARHQSTEFTIKYSSEKDPIQKLDLVTSAMAAEYQQPLMLGTDTVSRKGSTFRPMDTEAKDKDIKATSHYDHLQTGIQYALPLTNQEPEYATPIIERHAFRKDPFLPDPSYSVPGVVLNKSPSFRAVEGSNCRNVIGGLAGGYQVAQIKTERGNYPEDTYDSPNIQKPTMQNGNCSEYQRPQIKSQVQECYSTPRDCVRLPFSGLRPDPEGSSSEGS, encoded by the exons ATGATGGCTGTGGTCATTATGTCCTTGGGCAAGAGAGTGGTGTCCTTTCCTCCGTGAACTACCCAGGAACTTACCCCAACAACTCCTGGTGTGAATGGCGAATCCGCGTACCCATTGGCCACACTATTGTCCTCAAGTTTGGAGACCTGAACATGGAGAAGAAGGACTGTGAGTCTGACTATTTGAAGGTTCTAAAAGGATCATATGGGGCAGAAATCG TTTCCTGGGAGTACTGTGGTGGTCTGATGCCCAAGCCTGCACCGATTCACACGGACTCCAGCGAACTGACCGTTCGCTTTCGTAGCAGCCAGCATATATCTGGAAGAGGATTCCTGCTTTCATACTCCACAGAAAACCACAAAG AGCTGCTGACATGCTTGGACAGAGGCAGTCATTTCCCGGTGTCTAA CCCGTGTAGGAAGTACTGTCCAGCCGGATGTGCAGCGGTGACAGGAGACGTGTCTGGGGACATTTCCCTGGGCTACAGACAT aCATCAGTTTTGTGTAAATCAGCGGTGCATGCTGGGGTCATCATGGACCAGTTTGGAGGACCAATCACAGTGGAGAAGCGCCGAGGGCTCAGTCACTACCCTGCGGTCAGAGCCAATGGCATCCAGTCAAAAGA TGGCTCGTTGTCTGAAACCCTCTTCACATTTGTGACAAAGG ATTGCAGTCAACAGACTGTTCTTCAACCTGTGAGCACTGCTACAAGCTTGTCATCACACAATATCTCCACTGACGGGTCTGAAGTCGACTGGTTTTCTAACAGCACCCAACCAGGTGTCTCTGATGACCTTAACAACAACCATCCAAAATGGCTCCAGATTGACCTCGGAGAAAAGAGGAGGATGACAG GTATTCTGACCACAGGCTTGACTATTGCAGGCTTCGGATATTTTGTAATGAAATACAAGATCCAGTACAAAGAGAAGAGTCGCTGGCGAACATTTGTCCAGTATAATAACTCTGATGATATG ATCTTTGAAGGAAATACTGATAGCCTCCACCAAACACGCAACACTTTCCATCCCTCCATCGTAGCACGAAGCATTCGAGTCGTACCTCAACAGTGGCACCGGATAATCGCTATGAGAGTGCAGCTACTGGGCTGTCCTTATGTTAAACCCATCCCAG CAGTGAATTCATCATCTCTGGTAACACAGGAGGCCCAGCCTACACAGCCCATTCACAATGACATGACCAAACCAGTGGCCTCTCAGGCTGATCTTG ttaatctGGTCGTAATAATTGTACCCACCATTCTGCTTGTGGTCTTGCTTCTGGTGGCAATCTGCGTGGTTAAAACGCTATACAA TAAGAAGACAAAGGAGAACACATATGGCTCTGCGGAGACACATACAG GCTGTTGGGGACAGATAAAACAGCCGTTTGCCAGGCACCAGTCCACAGAGTTCACCATCAAGTACAGCTCTGAGAAAGACCCCATCCAGAAGCTGGACCTGGTAACCAGTGCAATGGCAG CTGAGTACCAGCAGCCTCTCATGCTCGGCACAGACACTGTGTCCCGAAAAGGCTCGACGTTCAGACCCATGGACACCGAGGCCAAAGACAAGGACATCAAGGCAACTTCTCACTACGACCACCTGCAGACGGGCATCCAGTACGCCCTGCCACTTACCAATCAGGAGCCAGAATACGCCACGCCCATCATCGAGCGCCACGCCTTCCGCAAAGATCCCTTCCTTCCGGATCCCAGCTACAGCGTCCCAGGCGTTGTACTAAACAAAAGCCCGTCGTTTCGAGCGGTGGAGGGCAGTAACTGTAGGAATGTGATCGGAGGGCTGGCTGGGGGCTACCAGGTGGCCCAAATCAAAACGGAAAGGGGGAATTACCCAGAAGACACCTACGACAGCCCTAATATCCAGAAGCCCACCATGCAGAATGGGAATTGCTCGGAGTACCAGAGACCCCAGATTAAATCCCAGGTTCAAGAGTGCTATTCCACTCCCAGAGACTGCGTCAGACTGCCTTTCTCCGGACTCAGGCCAGACCCAGAGGGCAGCAGCTCAGAAGGAAGCTGA
- the LOC132092193 gene encoding discoidin, CUB and LCCL domain-containing protein 1-like isoform X2, which produces MPGNTLLHGLILLCSIHPLVLAEKPDDGCGHYVLGQESGVLSSVNYPGTYPNNSWCEWRIRVPIGHTIVLKFGDLNMEKKDCESDYLKVLKGSYGAEIVSWEYCGGLMPKPAPIHTDSSELTVRFRSSQHISGRGFLLSYSTENHKELLTCLDRGSHFPVSNPCRKYCPAGCAAVTGDVSGDISLGYRHTSVLCKSAVHAGVIMDQFGGPITVEKRRGLSHYPAVRANGIQSKDGSLSETLFTFVTKDCSQQTVLQPVSTATSLSSHNISTDGSEVDWFSNSTQPGVSDDLNNNHPKWLQIDLGEKRRMTGILTTGLTIAGFGYFVMKYKIQYKEKSRWRTFVQYNNSDDMIFEGNTDSLHQTRNTFHPSIVARSIRVVPQQWHRIIAMRVQLLGCPYVKPIPVNSSSLVTQEAQPTQPIHNDMTKPVASQADLVNLVVIIVPTILLVVLLLVAICVVKTLYNKKTKENTYGSAETHTEWLTVERLLSAGCWGQIKQPFARHQSTEFTIKYSSEKDPIQKLDLVTSAMAAEYQQPLMLGTDTVSRKGSTFRPMDTEAKDKDIKATSHYDHLQTGIQYALPLTNQEPEYATPIIERHAFRKDPFLPDPSYSVPGVVLNKSPSFRAVEGSNCRNVIGGLAGGYQVAQIKTERGNYPEDTYDSPNIQKPTMQNGNCSEYQRPQIKSQVQECYSTPRDCVRLPFSGLRPDPEGSSSEGS; this is translated from the exons ATGATGGCTGTGGTCATTATGTCCTTGGGCAAGAGAGTGGTGTCCTTTCCTCCGTGAACTACCCAGGAACTTACCCCAACAACTCCTGGTGTGAATGGCGAATCCGCGTACCCATTGGCCACACTATTGTCCTCAAGTTTGGAGACCTGAACATGGAGAAGAAGGACTGTGAGTCTGACTATTTGAAGGTTCTAAAAGGATCATATGGGGCAGAAATCG TTTCCTGGGAGTACTGTGGTGGTCTGATGCCCAAGCCTGCACCGATTCACACGGACTCCAGCGAACTGACCGTTCGCTTTCGTAGCAGCCAGCATATATCTGGAAGAGGATTCCTGCTTTCATACTCCACAGAAAACCACAAAG AGCTGCTGACATGCTTGGACAGAGGCAGTCATTTCCCGGTGTCTAA CCCGTGTAGGAAGTACTGTCCAGCCGGATGTGCAGCGGTGACAGGAGACGTGTCTGGGGACATTTCCCTGGGCTACAGACAT aCATCAGTTTTGTGTAAATCAGCGGTGCATGCTGGGGTCATCATGGACCAGTTTGGAGGACCAATCACAGTGGAGAAGCGCCGAGGGCTCAGTCACTACCCTGCGGTCAGAGCCAATGGCATCCAGTCAAAAGA TGGCTCGTTGTCTGAAACCCTCTTCACATTTGTGACAAAGG ATTGCAGTCAACAGACTGTTCTTCAACCTGTGAGCACTGCTACAAGCTTGTCATCACACAATATCTCCACTGACGGGTCTGAAGTCGACTGGTTTTCTAACAGCACCCAACCAGGTGTCTCTGATGACCTTAACAACAACCATCCAAAATGGCTCCAGATTGACCTCGGAGAAAAGAGGAGGATGACAG GTATTCTGACCACAGGCTTGACTATTGCAGGCTTCGGATATTTTGTAATGAAATACAAGATCCAGTACAAAGAGAAGAGTCGCTGGCGAACATTTGTCCAGTATAATAACTCTGATGATATG ATCTTTGAAGGAAATACTGATAGCCTCCACCAAACACGCAACACTTTCCATCCCTCCATCGTAGCACGAAGCATTCGAGTCGTACCTCAACAGTGGCACCGGATAATCGCTATGAGAGTGCAGCTACTGGGCTGTCCTTATGTTAAACCCATCCCAG TGAATTCATCATCTCTGGTAACACAGGAGGCCCAGCCTACACAGCCCATTCACAATGACATGACCAAACCAGTGGCCTCTCAGGCTGATCTTG ttaatctGGTCGTAATAATTGTACCCACCATTCTGCTTGTGGTCTTGCTTCTGGTGGCAATCTGCGTGGTTAAAACGCTATACAA TAAGAAGACAAAGGAGAACACATATGGCTCTGCGGAGACACATACAG AATGGCTGACAGTTGAAAGGTTATTGTCTGCAGGCTGTTGGGGACAGATAAAACAGCCGTTTGCCAGGCACCAGTCCACAGAGTTCACCATCAAGTACAGCTCTGAGAAAGACCCCATCCAGAAGCTGGACCTGGTAACCAGTGCAATGGCAG CTGAGTACCAGCAGCCTCTCATGCTCGGCACAGACACTGTGTCCCGAAAAGGCTCGACGTTCAGACCCATGGACACCGAGGCCAAAGACAAGGACATCAAGGCAACTTCTCACTACGACCACCTGCAGACGGGCATCCAGTACGCCCTGCCACTTACCAATCAGGAGCCAGAATACGCCACGCCCATCATCGAGCGCCACGCCTTCCGCAAAGATCCCTTCCTTCCGGATCCCAGCTACAGCGTCCCAGGCGTTGTACTAAACAAAAGCCCGTCGTTTCGAGCGGTGGAGGGCAGTAACTGTAGGAATGTGATCGGAGGGCTGGCTGGGGGCTACCAGGTGGCCCAAATCAAAACGGAAAGGGGGAATTACCCAGAAGACACCTACGACAGCCCTAATATCCAGAAGCCCACCATGCAGAATGGGAATTGCTCGGAGTACCAGAGACCCCAGATTAAATCCCAGGTTCAAGAGTGCTATTCCACTCCCAGAGACTGCGTCAGACTGCCTTTCTCCGGACTCAGGCCAGACCCAGAGGGCAGCAGCTCAGAAGGAAGCTGA
- the LOC132092193 gene encoding discoidin, CUB and LCCL domain-containing protein 1-like isoform X4, with the protein MPGNTLLHGLILLCSIHPLVLAEKPDDGCGHYVLGQESGVLSSVNYPGTYPNNSWCEWRIRVPIGHTIVLKFGDLNMEKKDCESDYLKVLKGSYGAEIVSWEYCGGLMPKPAPIHTDSSELTVRFRSSQHISGRGFLLSYSTENHKELLTCLDRGSHFPVSNPCRKYCPAGCAAVTGDVSGDISLGYRHTSVLCKSAVHAGVIMDQFGGPITVEKRRGLSHYPAVRANGIQSKDGSLSETLFTFVTKDCSQQTVLQPVSTATSLSSHNISTDGSEVDWFSNSTQPGVSDDLNNNHPKWLQIDLGEKRRMTGILTTGLTIAGFGYFVMKYKIQYKEKSRWRTFVQYNNSDDMIFEGNTDSLHQTRNTFHPSIVARSIRVVPQQWHRIIAMRVQLLGCPYVKPIPVNSSSLVTQEAQPTQPIHNDMTKPVASQADLVNLVVIIVPTILLVVLLLVAICVVKTLYNKKTKENTYGSAETHTGCWGQIKQPFARHQSTEFTIKYSSEKDPIQKLDLVTSAMAAEYQQPLMLGTDTVSRKGSTFRPMDTEAKDKDIKATSHYDHLQTGIQYALPLTNQEPEYATPIIERHAFRKDPFLPDPSYSVPGVVLNKSPSFRAVEGSNCRNVIGGLAGGYQVAQIKTERGNYPEDTYDSPNIQKPTMQNGNCSEYQRPQIKSQVQECYSTPRDCVRLPFSGLRPDPEGSSSEGS; encoded by the exons ATGATGGCTGTGGTCATTATGTCCTTGGGCAAGAGAGTGGTGTCCTTTCCTCCGTGAACTACCCAGGAACTTACCCCAACAACTCCTGGTGTGAATGGCGAATCCGCGTACCCATTGGCCACACTATTGTCCTCAAGTTTGGAGACCTGAACATGGAGAAGAAGGACTGTGAGTCTGACTATTTGAAGGTTCTAAAAGGATCATATGGGGCAGAAATCG TTTCCTGGGAGTACTGTGGTGGTCTGATGCCCAAGCCTGCACCGATTCACACGGACTCCAGCGAACTGACCGTTCGCTTTCGTAGCAGCCAGCATATATCTGGAAGAGGATTCCTGCTTTCATACTCCACAGAAAACCACAAAG AGCTGCTGACATGCTTGGACAGAGGCAGTCATTTCCCGGTGTCTAA CCCGTGTAGGAAGTACTGTCCAGCCGGATGTGCAGCGGTGACAGGAGACGTGTCTGGGGACATTTCCCTGGGCTACAGACAT aCATCAGTTTTGTGTAAATCAGCGGTGCATGCTGGGGTCATCATGGACCAGTTTGGAGGACCAATCACAGTGGAGAAGCGCCGAGGGCTCAGTCACTACCCTGCGGTCAGAGCCAATGGCATCCAGTCAAAAGA TGGCTCGTTGTCTGAAACCCTCTTCACATTTGTGACAAAGG ATTGCAGTCAACAGACTGTTCTTCAACCTGTGAGCACTGCTACAAGCTTGTCATCACACAATATCTCCACTGACGGGTCTGAAGTCGACTGGTTTTCTAACAGCACCCAACCAGGTGTCTCTGATGACCTTAACAACAACCATCCAAAATGGCTCCAGATTGACCTCGGAGAAAAGAGGAGGATGACAG GTATTCTGACCACAGGCTTGACTATTGCAGGCTTCGGATATTTTGTAATGAAATACAAGATCCAGTACAAAGAGAAGAGTCGCTGGCGAACATTTGTCCAGTATAATAACTCTGATGATATG ATCTTTGAAGGAAATACTGATAGCCTCCACCAAACACGCAACACTTTCCATCCCTCCATCGTAGCACGAAGCATTCGAGTCGTACCTCAACAGTGGCACCGGATAATCGCTATGAGAGTGCAGCTACTGGGCTGTCCTTATGTTAAACCCATCCCAG TGAATTCATCATCTCTGGTAACACAGGAGGCCCAGCCTACACAGCCCATTCACAATGACATGACCAAACCAGTGGCCTCTCAGGCTGATCTTG ttaatctGGTCGTAATAATTGTACCCACCATTCTGCTTGTGGTCTTGCTTCTGGTGGCAATCTGCGTGGTTAAAACGCTATACAA TAAGAAGACAAAGGAGAACACATATGGCTCTGCGGAGACACATACAG GCTGTTGGGGACAGATAAAACAGCCGTTTGCCAGGCACCAGTCCACAGAGTTCACCATCAAGTACAGCTCTGAGAAAGACCCCATCCAGAAGCTGGACCTGGTAACCAGTGCAATGGCAG CTGAGTACCAGCAGCCTCTCATGCTCGGCACAGACACTGTGTCCCGAAAAGGCTCGACGTTCAGACCCATGGACACCGAGGCCAAAGACAAGGACATCAAGGCAACTTCTCACTACGACCACCTGCAGACGGGCATCCAGTACGCCCTGCCACTTACCAATCAGGAGCCAGAATACGCCACGCCCATCATCGAGCGCCACGCCTTCCGCAAAGATCCCTTCCTTCCGGATCCCAGCTACAGCGTCCCAGGCGTTGTACTAAACAAAAGCCCGTCGTTTCGAGCGGTGGAGGGCAGTAACTGTAGGAATGTGATCGGAGGGCTGGCTGGGGGCTACCAGGTGGCCCAAATCAAAACGGAAAGGGGGAATTACCCAGAAGACACCTACGACAGCCCTAATATCCAGAAGCCCACCATGCAGAATGGGAATTGCTCGGAGTACCAGAGACCCCAGATTAAATCCCAGGTTCAAGAGTGCTATTCCACTCCCAGAGACTGCGTCAGACTGCCTTTCTCCGGACTCAGGCCAGACCCAGAGGGCAGCAGCTCAGAAGGAAGCTGA